The nucleotide window AAGGACAATGTCCAATAAGtaagttattgttttaaattttaaattaaactctttGAAATAAAAGGCAGGTATTTTTTGAGAATAAGCAGCAtcgttaattatatttattaacttaatttttaatctcttatatattaatagtcattttttttaacttttaacaatgttaatatcataaatataaaatacaaaacactattaaaaatttataaaaaaagatcaACCCTCCcgttgcgggacatttgagtgcccaagcaacacttaatttctcaaaatgcaggacggccatttatttataaacatggattgagatttaaacctcaattttcttcaaagtaaagtggacctaatcagTACTATTTAAGGTTCACTTTACTTCATCGTTAAGAGGgggtaggtacgacaatagtcctaCGGTGAAAGTTGGgctattgtcgtaaccactcctAACACCACAGACATAAGAGGTAACAGCGTTAGCTTGTAGCGATGTATGTTCTGTGCCAAACACAATGTTCATGGCTTGTCTGAATATAGATTTGGAGTGTGGTGAAAATGAGGAGGCATTACGTTGCAAGCGATTTTGTCCCCCCGACACATGCAATTGGGATCCCACTCGGTTGGACTGCAGACAGCCCGTGGAATGCGAGCCTGGATGTAACTGTAAGGCAGGATACAAGAGAGACGAAAATGGAATTTGTATACTCGAAGAGAACTGCCCAcagtgtatgtatttataactTTGTTGACCTCTGGAacagtacgagtaggtaatgtAATACTTAACAAAGGTGATAGGTGTATGTGCAATGTACACCCTATTATACCGTCTTGTCTTTGCCGATTCGGCAACAGCGACTGGAGACTCTGTCAGATCACACGCAGGCTTCGATCATGCGCCCTCATGTGACTTATGTACCCTATTTTTGGGCGGAATGTCCTGGAGCAGACAGGACAAGTTAGGGTACCGTCCACATAGTTATATGTAAAGGACAAAGGGCATAACCCAGTTGTTGAAAAATTCCTTactattaaaattgtaattattatgtaaataactaaattaccgcaaattaaattaaatccatttAGGccgaaaattttcaaatttaagtaTAGTTTGTAGATTcgttgatttaaatatttttttttattttatatactttgttTTGACTTTCACAAAATACAGTTTGCAATGGTGATCGCAATGCAACGTACACGGATTGTCCCAGTCGATGCTTTACCTGCAATCCGGCGAACGCTATTTGTACTAAGGATTGTCGACCCAAAGGCTGTCAGTGCAACCCTGGTTATTATCTCACTGACGATGGTATTTGCGTTTTACCTCAGGATTGTCCACGTAagttaaaaacttaatataaataatcaatacgcaacacatataaataaaatagaaattactGTTGGTAAATCCAAGTAAGTGCGTATTGTCAAGTTTTTATCGTTATTTACACGGTACCAAAACACATACaaaccttttaaaaattttcgtcagtctgtctgtttcttcgggatattttttgaaatagctgaaacagttttaataaaactttggaAGGTTTTTGGGcaacataaaagtttttttattccgAGAAAAAttatagttcccgcgggaattgtgaataactgaatttccTGCTGTTAAtgcaatatttaacaaaaataatcgagATTTAGAatgtttatgtacctatatgaaGAAAAACAATTCATATATAATAGGTTGCTGCTCCGGACTCAGAATAAGTTTAGGTATAGTTTTAAGCAAGGCCGCTTGTCTTTTAATGTTGTAGTACATTGACAGAACTAacgtttcatttataatataaatgaaacgtTAGTTCTTGTGAATAGTTAGTTAGTAAACGGTTTAATATAATGAATAGTTAGTTAGTAAACGGTTTAATATAGCTTCTAATGAACAGTTAGTTAGTAAACggtttaatatatattacagCTATTCCCTGTGGTCGAAATGAAACGTATGCCCAATGCAAGTTCGATTGTCCCACAACCTATTGTCCAagcgacatcatcatcatcatcatcatcatcatcatcatcatcatcatcatcatcatcatcatcatcatcatcatcatcatcatcatcatcatcatcatcatcatcatcatcatcatcatcatcatcatcatcatcatcatcatcatcatcatcatcatcatcatcatcatcatcatcatcatcatcatcatcatcatcatcatcatcatcatcatcatcatcatcatcatcatcatcatcatcatcatcatcatcatcatcatcatcatcatcatcatcatcatcatcatcatcatcatcatcatcatcatcatcatcatcatcatcatcatcatcatcatcatcatcatcatcatcatcatcatcatcatcatcatcatcatcatcatcatcatcatcatcatcatcatcatcatcatcatcatcatcatcatcatcatcatcatcatcatcatcatcatcatcatcatcatcatcatcatcatcatcatcatcatcatcatcatcatcatcatcatcatcatcatcatcatcatcatcatcatcatcatcatcatcatcatcatcatcatcatcatcatcatcatcatcatcatcatcatcatcatcatcatcatcatcatcatcatcatcatcatcatcatcatcatcatcatcatcatcatcatcatcatcatcatcatcatcatcatcatcatcatcatcatcatcatcatcatcatcatcatcatcatcatcatcatcatcatcatcatcatcatcatcatcatcatcatcatcatcatcatcatcatcatcatcatcatcatcatcatcatcatcatcatcatcatcatcatcatcatcatcatcatcatcatcatcatcatcatcatcatcatcatcatcatcatcatcatcatcatcatcatcatcatcatcatcatcatcatcatcatcatcatgatcatgatcaccatcatcatcatcatcatcatcatcatcatcgtcatcatcatcatcatcatcatcatcatcatcatcatcatcatcatcatcatcatcatcatcatcatcatcatcatcatcatcatcatcatcatcatcatcatcatcatcgtcatcatcgtcatcgtcatcgtcatcgtcatcatcgtcatcatcgtcatcatcgtcatcatcatcatcatcatcatcatcatcatcatcatcatcatcatcatcatcatcatcatcatcatcatcatcatcatcatcatcatcatcatcatcatcatcatcatcatcatcatcgtcatcgtcatcgtcatcgtcatcatcgtcatcatcatcatcatcatcatcatcatcattattattttacgactttgtcaACGTGATTGATGGAGAGATTGGCataacgaaactataagggtgcCCAATTGActtaaccttaaaattaaatgtattgaatctgcaatcatcattatcaacttatattcagcttattgctgagctcgagtctcctctcagaataagaacggttaagttcaccacgctggcccaatgcggtttggcagacttcacatacgcagagaattgagaaaattttcaggtatgcaagtttcctcacgatgtttgtccttcaccgtatgaCCAATAATAACGTACCAAATTACCTCATAATCATCTGCTTGTTTTGTCCACAGCTCCTGTAAAATGTACCCGCATCAATGAGAGATGGGATCCCTGCCCCCCACCATGTTTCTCAGAATACTGCGGTAGTTTGGAAGTGGTGCCAAAAACATGCAACACTTTACTTCCTCATGTGTGCAGACCGCAGTGCGTTTGTCTAGAAGACTACCGCAGAGACTTTGACACAGACGAGTGTATACCTATTAACGATTGCCgtaagttaatttttatatcGTCGAACATTAACTGAATTGCAATGTTCTACCTCAGGAAGTCAGTTTTGCTTTTGCTGTGGCAGTACTCATAAGTTGACTTAATGAATCcttttgtgtgtgtaaatatttaaataaacatagtataggactcaaaagtgattacaattATAAGAAatctaatgtcgaacaaagggtatgattcacaacacctgtcaggataacttaattaacaaatcaatctgtaaccaaaataagaccctagaatggcagagaaagAGAATTTCCGTTTCACATATTCATGCAtctttaaagatatatttattgaaatgtcTCCAGCACCTGTCTGTGGGGAAAATGAAGTACCTTCGGAATGCAGTGACAACTATCCGCGCTCACTCGCCGTTGACGGAGCTGCAGTGGATAGAATCAGATGCGTGCCAGGATGCAGTTGTCAGGAGGGATACTTGAGAAACAGTAAAGGAGTATGCGTTTCACGTAAGTGTAATTACGAGTAAATCTTTTCAAATCCGAATTTTAGAACAGGAAGCGGTcttgtttgtagaaagagaaacgacaTGTCACATGTGACATGActgataaatttattattaagtgaCCTATCGAAAACGaatgtcattccaatacatttttaattttcgaacttcgttagcgtttgtagagagAGAATCGATATGTACTCGTAGCCTTGCTAGAGGCCCATAACATCCTGTACATGTGGAAAAGAGATAAAAATGGACTGCaaagttaatttacttgtaatatttaaataaattacgacatagtataattattgtaattgaagTTAAGATACGTTTTTCATCTGTTTTAGTGGACGCTGTGTGTGGAATAAATGAAGAAACCAACTTTTGTATAGCCTTAGCAGGGTTTTATTGTCCACCTTGTAGATGTATCAGTGGTTATAAATATGATAGCAATGGAGAATGTATTCCAGGTAATTGTAATTGGTTCAACGTGATTGActgataataaatgaatttaattagaatgtttttaattaaattatattgataGATTAAATTAGTAATCGTGTAAGTGCAGTGATGAGTGAATATCTCAATTGCACGCGTCCTCCTACGGTAAAGGTCTAACTCTGGCAAGAAAAAGCTAGATAATTAGATGTTAGCCTTTGATAGCAaccaatttattttgaaatcacagtcagacccttaatttttgtaaatgtattgATCTTTACATGTACACCTACATAATTATAACGCCAAACCGTCTtccaaaagtagaaaaataatctatactaatattattaagaggaaagatttgttgtttgcattgaataggctctggaactactgaaactgtttaaaaagttctttcactgtttggaagctacattatccctgagtgcataagctatattttatccccttattcttaCGGTAACggaaactacacgggtgaaatcgTGAGCttctgctagtatattataaagaaatatatattgcAGATGTTATACCTTGCGGTCGAAATGAAACGTATGCCCAATGCAAGTTCGATTGTCCCACAACCTATTGTCCAAGCGACGACAGCATATTCCAAGTGGCGTGCTTACCACCGAACCCTTGCCTTGGAGGATGTGTCTGTAAGGGCAATTATTTACGAACCAATGATAGAAAAGAAAGGTGTATCATAGCATCTGACTGCCGtaagtgttttatataaatcatcatcatcatcatcattatcatcatcatcatcatcatcatcatcatcatcatcatcatcatcatcatcatcatcatcatcatcatcatcatcaccataatcaccatcatcatcatcatcatcatcattattttacgactttgtcggCGTAATTAATGTACTCTGAGCTAGACCTTGGACAGATGGACAGATTGACATAACGAAACCATATGGGTACCCAATTGActtaaccttaaaattaaatagcttaaatctgcaaaaagaataataataattaatattaacccAAATTACCTCTTAATTATCTGCTTGTTTTGTCCACAGCTCCTGTAAAATGTACCCGCATCAATGAGAGATGGGATCCCTGCCCCCCACCATGTTTCTCAGAATACTGCGGTAATTTGGAAGTGGTGCCAGAAATATGCAACACTTTACTTCCATATGTGTGCAGACCGCAGTGTGTTTGTCTAGAAGACTACCGCAGAGACTTTGACACAAACGAGTGTATACCTATAAACGATTGCcgtaagttaattttaatatcgtCTAACATTAACTGAATTGCAATGTTCTACTTCAGGAAGTCGGTTTTTGCTGTGGCAGTACTCATAAGTTGACTTAACGAATGcttttgtgtgtgtaaatatttaaataaacatagtataggactcaaaagtgactacaaatataagaaaactaatgtcgaacaaaggtgatgattcacaacacttgtcagggcaacttaattaacaaatcaatctgtaaccaaaataagaccctagaatggcagagaatgagaATTTCCGTTTCACATATTCATACAtctttaaagatatatttattgaaatgtcTCCAGCACCTGTCTGTGGGGAAAATGAAGCACCTTCGGAATGCAGTGACAACTATCCGCGTCCACTCGCCGTTGACGGAGCTGCAGTGGATAGAATCAGATGCGTGCCAGGATGCAGTTGTCAGGAGGGATACTTGAGAAACAGCAAAGGAGTATGCGTTCCACGTAAGTGTAATTACGAGTAAATCTTTTTAAATCCGAATTATAGAAGAGGACCTGTTCTATACTGTACTGAAAGATACACTTTTGTAACTTACAAAGCTATAGTGTTTGTTGAAATAGAAACGATATGTCACATGTGACATGATTTGTAAGTTTATCATTATTAGACttatcgataacgaatgtcattcccatacattttttaattttagaattttgttaacgtttgtagaaagataatcgataTGTACTCgtaacatggctagaggccTATAATATTATGTCCATGTGGAAAAGAGGTTAGTAAATAAAGTCGAttgttaagttttattaattattaatttacttgtaatatttaaataaactacgacataatataattattgtaattgaagTTAAGATACGTTTTTCATCTGTTTTAGTGGACGCTGTGTGTGGAATTAATGAAGAAACCAACTTTTGTATAGCCTTAGCAGGGTTTTATTGTCCACCTTGTAGATGTATCAGTGGTTATAAATATGATAGCAATGGAGAATGTATTCCAGGTAATTGTAATTGGTTCAATGTGATTAACTGAtagtaaatgaatttaattagaatgtatgtatttaattaaattctattgatagcaaataatatattagattAGTAATCATGCAAGTGCAGCTGTTGGGTAAATATCTCAATTGCGAGCGTCCTCCAAGATAAAGGTCTAGCTCTGGCAAGAAAAAGCCAGAGCTTACTTAGATGTTAGCCTTTGCTAGCAAAATGACGCACCACTTTATTAAAGAACGGGGATGCAATTCCGCTATTTTGTACTCGTCGATGAAATATTCgtctataaaaagttttattcgaatttgaagTTTATTAATGGGGTGCCAAAtaaaaatgtcactaacaacgaagttttcATAGAAAACAACGATGTCACAGCGTTGTAACTTAATAGAATACGGGGGCAGAATAGAGAAATAATTTTTATCCCATGACGTTCCCTAAAAGCATTATATTTGCTGCGATCGTAGATCACTATCAGACGTGCATCTGACCTATaataacctacgctagtgtagtttTGTTTGCCCAACGTCCCTAGCAAATGATATAGTTGCAATCAATCTCTAAGAATTATGCTCGTGCTTCATACCACGGGTTGACCCTGCTTTGTCCAAAATATTTACCTCTATCGCTTTGCAATAGCCCAATACAAAATCATAGGAGATTGTAATGTGAAAaccaatttattttgaaatcacagacagacccttaatttttgtatatgtattgatctgtacatatataattataacgCCAAACCGTCTtccaaaagtagaaaaataatctatactaatattattaagaggaaagatttgttgtttgcattgaataggctccgaaactactgaaactgtttgaaaagttctttcactgtttggaagctacattatccctgagtggtataagctatattttatccccttattcttacggtaacggaaactacgcgggtgaaatcgcgaggttctgctagtatattataaagaaatatatattgcAGATGTTATACCATGCGGTCGAAATGAAACGTATGCCCAATGCAAGTTCGATTGTCCCACAACCTATTGTCCAAGCGACGACAGCATATTCCAAGTGGCGTGCTTACCACCGAATCCTTGCCTTGGAGGATGTGTCTGTAAGGGCAATTATTTACGGACCAATGATAGAAAAGAAAGGTGTATCTTAGCATCAGACTGCCGtaagtgttttatataaatcatcatcatcatcatcattatcatcatcatcatcatcatcatcataatcatcatcatcatcatcatcatcatcatcaccataatcaccatcatcatcattattttacgactttgtcggCGTAATTAATGTACTCTGAGCTAGACCTTGGACAGATGGACAGATTGACATAACGAAACCATATGGGTGCCCAATTGActtaaccttaaaattaaatagattcAATCtgcaaaaagaataataataattaatattaacccAAATTACATCTTAATTATCTGCTTGTTTTGTCCACAGCTCCTGTAAAATGTACCCGCATCAATGAGAGATGGGATCCCTGCCCCCCACCATGTTTCTCAGAATACTGCGGTAATTTGGAAGTGGTGCCAGAAATATGCAACACTTTACTTCCATATGTGTGCAGACCGCAGTGTGTTTGTCTAGAAGACTACCGCAGAAACTTTGACACAAACGAGTGTATACCTATAAACGATTGCcgtaagttaattttaatatcatctAACATTAACTGAATTGCAATGTTCTACTTCAGGAAGTCGGTTTTTGCTGTGGCAGTACTCATAAGTTGACTTAACGAATCcttttgtgtgtgtaaatatttaaataaacatagtataggactcaaaagtgattacaaatataagaaaactaatgtcgaacaaaggttatgatttgtaacacttgtcaggacaacttaattaacaaatcaaactgtaaccaaaataagaccctagaatggcagagaatgagaATTTCCGTTTCACATATTCATACAtctttaaagatatatttattgaaatgtcTCCAGCACCTGTCTGTGGGGAAAATGAAGTACCTTCGGAATGCAGTGACAACTATCCGCGCCCACTCGCCGTTGACGGAGCTGCAGTGAATAGAATCAGATGCGTGCCAGGATGCAGTTGTCAGGAGGGATACTTGAGAAACAGCAAAGGAGTATGCGTTCCACGTAAGTGTAATTATGAGTAAATGTTTTCAAATCCGAATTATAGAACAGGAAGCGGTcttgtttgta belongs to Bicyclus anynana chromosome 10, ilBicAnyn1.1, whole genome shotgun sequence and includes:
- the LOC112046652 gene encoding zonadhesin-like, whose amino-acid sequence is MFMACLNIDLECGENEEALRCKRFCPPDTCNWDPTRLDCRQPVECEPGCNCKAGYKRDENGICILEENCPQFCNGDRNATYTDCPSRCFTCNPANAICTKDCRPKGCQCNPGYYLTDDGICVLPQDCPPPVKCTRINERWDPCPPPCFSEYCGSLEVVPKTCNTLLPHVCRPQCVCLEDYRRDFDTDECIPINDCPPVCGENEVPSECSDNYPRSLAVDGAAVDRIRCVPGCSCQEGYLRNSKGVCVSLDAVCGINEETNFCIALAGFYCPPCRCISGYKYDSNGECIPDVIPCGRNETYAQCKFDCPTTYCPSDDSIFQVACLPPNPCLGGCVCKGNYLRTNDRKERCIIASDCPPVKCTRINERWDPCPPPCFSEYCGNLEVVPEICNTLLPYVCRPQCVCLEDYRRDFDTNECIPINDCPPVCGENEAPSECSDNYPRPLAVDGAAVDRIRCVPGCSCQEGYLRNSKGVCVPLDAVCGINEETNFCIALAGFYCPPCRCISGYKYDSNGECIPDVIPCGRNETYAQCKFDCPTTYCPSDDSIFQVACLPPNPCLGGCVCKGNYLRTNDRKERCILASDCPPVKCTRINERWDPCPPPCFSEYCGNLEVVPEICNTLLPYVCRPQCVCLEDYRRNFDTNECIPINDCPPVCGENEVPSECSDNYPRPLAVDGAAVNRIRCVPGCSCQEGYLRNSKGVCVPLDAVCGINEETNFCIALAGFYCPPCRCIRGYKYDSNGECIPDVIPCGRNETYAQCKFDCPTTYCPSDDSIFQVACLPPNPCLGGCVCKGNYLRTNDRKERCILASDCPPVKCTRINERWDPCPPPCFSEYCGNLEVVPKTCNTLLPHVCRPQCVCLEDYRRDFDTDECIPINDCPPVCGENEVPSECSDNYPRPLAVDGAAVERIRCVPGCSCQEGYLRNSKGVCVPLDAVCGINEETNFCIALAGFYCPPCRCISGYKYDSNGECIPDIIPCGRNETYAQCKIECPTNYCPRDDNIFQVACLPQWPCPGGCVCQGNYLRTNDEEERCILASDCPPVECTRNNERWNPCPPPCFSEFCGSEMPKICNTPHKCRPQCVCLKDYRRDYSTNECIPKNECPAVVL